ACTGCCATTCTTCATCAAATCACACACGATTATCCTCTGGTGACCTTCCAAATGAGTAGTGGCAGTGCTGTAGCCTCTCAAGGCCACAAGATTTACATGGCGGACGCTAGCAATAACCTCCACCTCGTGCACGAAACTCGTGTCGCCGGACACCGAACAATTCTTGAACCTCTTCATGGCAACTTCAGATCCATCTGCTAATACCCCCTTGTAGACATTCCCGAATCCCCCCCTCCCAATCATGTTGCCTCTGGAGAAATTCTGGGTGGctttcttaatttcttcaaaCGTGAACTTAACCAGAGTAGTGCTCGCACTAATTGAATCCAACCCAGACGCCGAGCTAGTTTCTGCCCTAACAGCcttcctattcttcttcttcttcttcgatttCTTTCGCCGGAAAACCAAAAATCCGGCGAAACCCACAAGCAGTATAAGAACACAACCCATCACAACTACAGAAATCACAATCTTTTTCTGATTATTACTAGAATGGTTGGAAGTGAAATCGAGAGAAAACAAGCATTTGGCGGTACCCTTGTCGGTGGGGCCGAAATAGTTGGCGAAGGCGGCGGCGTAGATCGAGGGGTAGGCCGTGCAATCGGAGACGTTGCCGATGGAGCGGCCGGTCAAATAGGAGGCCTGGAGGCTGGAGAGGCTGGTGGTGCAGGAAGCGCAAGGCGAGCTGTTCTCGAGCGACTGGTTGCAGGCCGAAACGACATCGTCCAGGGCGGCTCTCGACACGTTGCCCTCGAACTCTTCCCGGGTCGTGATGTTCATGCAGCCCTCGGCCATCCAGCTGGTTTTGAACCCGCATGATTCCCGGATGTCGAACTCGCCGACGAACTCTTTCACCAGTGCTTGAAACGATTCCCAGCAAGCCTCCGCCGCCGCGAGCGGAGGAAAGAAATGGTCGGAGGTCCGGAGGTACTCCGACTGCACCAGCCGGAGGCTCTGCCGGATGTACTGGCACACGGTCTTGACGTCGAGGTCGGCCCGTTTGGAGCCCTTGGCGACCTGCCGGAGCAAGTTAAAGTCCAGAGGGCATGACCCGGTGGCGTTGTTCTCCGCCAGGAGGTGgcgggcggcggcggcggaggatGGGGAAGGGAGGACAGCAAGTTGTAGAGAGAACAAAAAGACGAGAAAGTGGAGCATCGGGTGATCGCAAGCTGGGCTCCTGGGTGAAGTTTTCGAGCGAAGCCTTGAAGTTCATGTCTGCCTGGAGCAGAGGAGGAGGATTCGTGGATATCGTCGTTGTTGGAGGCTGGCTAATGGCTATAGGGGCAGTTTGGATTGACGTGTGGAGTGGGGAATTTGGTTTGACTTTGTTAACCGGTTGCCACGAAAGGAGAAGGCGGTTTCGAGGAAAGTGATTTCCTGTTCGAATATTGCATTGGCCAAACTGGTCGCAGTCACAGTGAGTAAAAAAGCTTGCACTTTGGGAATCGAGCGTCAATGCCCGACAGCTTACACTGACTGACTATTATGtctttgtgtttatttatttcttcctGCTTTCCCCAGTTATGCCTTGTTTGGATAGGTGATGTTTATTTGTTTCTGTGATGGGCTTTGGGCTGTTCATTTATGGACCGGGCCGGGTTTATGGAGGTTGTGGCCTGGCTTTATTTACGCACAACGAAGCCCAATATCAACCGTGACGTGACGTGGCGTCTTTGATGATGATACGATGAGTTGTCCagctttaatttaaattttaattcaattgaCAGAAagatttaattaagaaaaaataaaaataaaaaaagacgaAAGTAGTTGAGATTCAACGTGGCAAGTCTGTCCTCCTAAATCGTCGTCCACGGCGGCGTGGCTTCGTGGCAGGGCCTGTTTGGGAACACCTTATTTGATTTCATGGTTTTTGGAGAGCACATGTTTGTCAATTGTCATAAATGGCAGGgagaaaatatcataatttaataatcataGCTCATGTGGTTGGtgaattttttaagatttaaaatttaaaattttaaatataatttatttttttaattgtctaTTAATAAatgacttatttttttaaattataatattatattaacataacGACGTGATATCATCGTTATAACGAATATTTTCTCCTCTATGAGGTGaattttttgacaaattatttatatataaaaaaaatcaacgtGTTGGCCCGTTAAAATCAGCCAGTGAAGTTAGCCGGGTGGCCCATTTTGCAATACCCAACGGGATCCGACAAGCATCTTAATACCCATGCCCATGGGCACGCTCGTcttacttcatttttttttaaataattattaaaataaataagataaaagatattaatataataactaaaaacTTTCTgaaccaaaatatgaaatgatcaaaataaatcTGAAAAACATTACAAGATTtctatcaaactgtttgttaaatttttcaaaatttattgacaattatattttttttatgtgtttgttaatgcatataataatataagagttttttttgacaatttatattaatcataaatttataattaaaatagtattttatgattaatatgaattgtcaaacaaataaaaataatattttattttctaaatttatgttcaaaaatatatttaaaaagagttgaaaagtataaataattattgttggaattacaataatttcacctagataattaaaagtaaccaaaatatatttttataatagataataaaataatttaaaaattggtgaaagaaataatgtcatttaaattttaaaaattgtcaaaatatatgataatttaaaaatatattaaataatattaattataaaacttaaatgaataaattcttttaataaatttaaatttttgaaatatattaaatggcattaactatcctaCAAGGGGTATATAGGTAATTGAAACTTATCTGTaaaatatcagataaatttatctaaggatCTAAGGAAGgagattagataaatttatcttaaaagatGGAGATAAGAGATCGGGTTCTTTTAGAAATAGTCATATAAGTTGAATGAACACATTAAAAAGGCCAAACATCTGAAATGCTTCATATATCTGAACTTTTcttcctcttatcttgattaataaacacTCCCTTACAAATTATTCctacaatttatttaaattatattaaatatttttatataattaaaatggataaattagaaataattgttagatataagtcctaaagaccaattctagtgatataaagggactcgatcttgtaattctttaaatattatttaaatggcaagtttatgtttaatttaaattgcaatatggtttaaattataaaacatacatccattagtataataagtaGTGGATATCATTTTTAAGCGTTAAAAATACaggttacggataatccacagttcgttatactataaacatgttcctggccagatactttgtaatacccgagagTAATTTGaggacaaaaatgatatttgataaagggcataaatggaattgtggaaaaaataagactatagggtacgcTAATACAGCTTTAGACAACCAaattagtcggagggagtaccccgaaccctagatggccaaggaaaattgtatagaaacgacaagtgatttaaattatgatttttagtggaaaaaaaaatgagatcgggaagaattttcggtacagcaaaaatacagttgctaattaggtcgtattaccgaattgttataaacgatgtctaaaaagtcaacagagagtgtcaaggactagtattcgatgcgtagaacaacccttaagtggtttcaggtaagatcgaatggatttgaggtcaaatcaatcaattgggtctaagtgtaattttttaaatttgtccgagggaggtcaaaacgataattttttgaaagtttcaagggagaaacaAGAAGTACTAATCTCGAGGGACTTAGTGATAGTGTtgggaagatcaggggcttaaggataagggccaaaatgcaaaagagacatttcaaatggccaaagtgcaattttcaggAAGTTATACAAGCATAGCCGATTTGGCCATAGATTTGGCCGAAAAATCTAGCCATTTGACAGCTCAGGAccgtcagggagtggcctagggtggtctaggaggcgtggggaagaagctTTGGCCagaaattggccacgtgggggtcagattttggctataaatagccaaaggtttcggccgaatttgaatcatcaaatcgctcaagtttgagagtgaatcgagggaaaccaataaggggcttttgatccttgagggaagaggatcatttctggggattttgggaatttttggagTGGTATAGGGGTGGTTTTGCATTTGgccgtgtatatatatatgtatatatattgagtgaagatgaaatcgggttgtagagtgatcgattgagcgatctaataaggggATTTTAGTCGCAAGGCGATGGGTAATTGATCTGAAAATtttcgtgtcaatcggagttcaaatCGAAGGTCAATTTGGCTTGCCGAAAAACGCAAAGCTTCGCTGAAGACGGACTGTAAATCATCAAATCAGGCAGCTTCCGGTAAGTTTTTCGGCCATGTGAAGGttccattgtgatcgacttgaaGAGGGCTTCAAGATGGTGTCTTCAGATCAGCCATCAGAGAAGGTCGCCGGTCGCCGTCACCTAAGAAGATGATCGGAGGTATTTTCgggtttttttaaatatagaaaattcgataaaaaatagaattaaaggaattaaaattctggaaaaatatccataaattcaagaaggatgaatattttattttaataaatttttatcttggaaatttcttgaggagataattattttggatttttgaaaggaaaggtaaatggaaaataaataggatggatttttagaaaattctgaaaaaattccagaaggataaggaatttattttattaattttggtgatttttcttgaagtatattcgaaggaaataaatgataaataaattttctcaaggaaaggtaattatggaaatttgagaaaataggagaaaaatctggaaaatttccataaaatcccaga
The Diospyros lotus cultivar Yz01 chromosome 12, ASM1463336v1, whole genome shotgun sequence DNA segment above includes these coding regions:
- the LOC127786858 gene encoding probable LRR receptor-like serine/threonine-protein kinase RKF3 isoform X2 → MLHFLVFLFSLQLAVLPSPSSAAAARHLLAENNATGSCPLDFNLLRQVAKGSKRADLDVKTVCQYIRQSLRLVQSEYLRTSDHFFPPLAAAEACWESFQALVKEFVGEFDIRESCGFKTSWMAEGCMNITTREEFEGNVSRAALDDVVSACNQSLENSSPCASCTTSLSSLQASYLTGRSIGNVSDCTAYPSIYAAAFANYFGPTDKVVMGCVLILLVGFAGFLVFRRKKSKKKKKNRKAVRAETSSASGLDSISASTTLVKFTFEEIKKATQNFSRGNMIGRGGFGNVYKGVLADGSEVAMKRFKNCSVSGDTSFVHEVEVIASVRHVNLVALRGYSTATTHLEGHQRIIVCDLMKNGSLDDHLFGLRVKKLSWPIRQKIALGTARGLAYLHCGAQPTILHRDIKASNILLDEKFEPKVADFGLAKFTPEGMTHWSTRVAGTMGYVAPEYALYGQLSERSDVYSFGVVFLELLSGKKALMATNEGQPYHISDWAASLVRGRQALHVIEDDMPDLGPPEVMEKYVVVATLCSHPQIEYRPTMDQIVTILEDMDIAVPCVPDRPIPLIANKDDIERSVSSSGSGSLSTSAGYQPYTFENSHSASPKEGESLGSR
- the LOC127786858 gene encoding probable LRR receptor-like serine/threonine-protein kinase RKF3 isoform X1, translated to MLHFLVFLFSLQLAVLPSPSSAAAARHLLAENNATGSCPLDFNLLRQVAKGSKRADLDVKTVCQYIRQSLRLVQSEYLRTSDHFFPPLAAAEACWESFQALVKEFVGEFDIRESCGFKTSWMAEGCMNITTREEFEGNVSRAALDDVVSACNQSLENSSPCASCTTSLSSLQASYLTGRSIGNVSDCTAYPSIYAAAFANYFGPTDKGTAKCLFSLDFTSNHSSNNQKKIVISVVVMGCVLILLVGFAGFLVFRRKKSKKKKKNRKAVRAETSSASGLDSISASTTLVKFTFEEIKKATQNFSRGNMIGRGGFGNVYKGVLADGSEVAMKRFKNCSVSGDTSFVHEVEVIASVRHVNLVALRGYSTATTHLEGHQRIIVCDLMKNGSLDDHLFGLRVKKLSWPIRQKIALGTARGLAYLHCGAQPTILHRDIKASNILLDEKFEPKVADFGLAKFTPEGMTHWSTRVAGTMGYVAPEYALYGQLSERSDVYSFGVVFLELLSGKKALMATNEGQPYHISDWAASLVRGRQALHVIEDDMPDLGPPEVMEKYVVVATLCSHPQIEYRPTMDQIVTILEDMDIAVPCVPDRPIPLIANKDDIERSVSSSGSGSLSTSAGYQPYTFENSHSASPKEGESLGSR